One Polaribacter sp. KT25b DNA segment encodes these proteins:
- a CDS encoding DUF3853 family protein, translating to MMNLESIKEKPLFQMTGEEFIFLQNNLNNELPSKTLEPEKGKKYVYGIRGIAKLIDGSTSKANRLKKSGIIDKAIIQNGRKIIVDAELALQLMNQSK from the coding sequence ATTATGAATTTAGAATCAATTAAAGAAAAACCACTCTTCCAAATGACAGGAGAAGAGTTTATATTTCTACAGAACAACCTAAACAATGAATTGCCCTCAAAAACTTTAGAACCTGAAAAAGGCAAAAAGTATGTTTATGGTATTAGAGGAATTGCAAAACTTATAGATGGTAGTACCTCCAAAGCTAACAGATTAAAAAAGTCTGGAATAATTGATAAAGCCATTATACAAAATGGTCGTAAAATTATTGTTGATGCTGAGCTTGCACTTCAACTTATGAATCAATCTAAATAA
- a CDS encoding alpha-ketoglutarate-dependent dioxygenase AlkB, which yields MDLFSSDKIRNILPFDGITNYHGIVLTKKQCDFYYQQLLENINWKNDEAIIFGKKIITKRKVAWYGDSEYSYTYSKVTKTANLWIKELLELKEIVEKESNETYNSCLLNLYHSGEEGMAYHADGEKMLRKNGAIASLSLGAERKFSFKHKENKQRIDIILQRGSLLVMKKGTQTNWLHRLPPTKKVNSPRINLTFRTIELED from the coding sequence ATGGATTTATTTTCTTCGGATAAAATAAGGAATATTTTACCTTTTGATGGAATTACAAATTATCATGGAATTGTTTTAACTAAAAAACAGTGCGATTTTTATTATCAGCAATTATTAGAAAACATCAACTGGAAAAATGATGAAGCAATAATTTTTGGTAAAAAGATAATAACAAAAAGAAAAGTGGCTTGGTATGGCGATTCTGAGTATTCATACACGTATTCTAAAGTTACAAAAACGGCAAATCTTTGGATAAAAGAATTATTAGAACTCAAAGAAATTGTAGAAAAAGAAAGTAACGAAACCTATAATTCTTGTTTGTTGAATTTGTATCATTCAGGAGAAGAAGGCATGGCTTATCATGCTGATGGAGAAAAAATGTTACGAAAAAACGGCGCAATAGCATCACTTTCTTTAGGCGCAGAACGTAAATTTTCTTTTAAGCATAAAGAAAATAAACAAAGAATTGACATTATTTTACAAAGAGGTAGTTTATTAGTGATGAAAAAAGGAACGCAAACTAATTGGTTACACAGATTGCCACCAACTAAAAAAGTGAATTCACCACGAATTAATTTAACCTTTAGAACAATTGAATTAGAAGACTAA
- a CDS encoding arsenate reductase family protein — translation MGEIATSNRQISLFYNSKSATGKQTLAYAMTEGLPVLEIDILKTKLTGTQIVELAHRLHLEVGDLIDKNHAAYKTDLNSDEFSTDDWIKMIQHKPEIMKQPIAIRGDITILIKTPTDILKI, via the coding sequence ATGGGAGAAATTGCTACATCAAACAGACAAATATCTTTGTTTTACAACTCTAAATCTGCAACAGGAAAACAAACATTAGCGTATGCTATGACAGAAGGTTTACCTGTTCTAGAAATAGATATTTTAAAAACTAAACTTACAGGAACACAAATTGTAGAACTTGCTCATCGATTACATCTTGAAGTTGGAGATCTTATTGATAAAAATCACGCAGCGTATAAAACCGATTTAAACTCTGATGAATTTTCTACAGATGATTGGATAAAAATGATACAACATAAACCTGAAATTATGAAACAACCAATTGCTATTCGTGGTGATATTACTATTTTAATTAAAACGCCTACAGATATTTTAAAAATATAA
- the mobC gene encoding plasmid mobilization relaxosome protein MobC, with translation MKSDSNNKVKVVFYLNAEDKEVIKIQCESLQIKPSFFYRNAVLEKLGKPIFTKKVHDLDTKKYLTSLIRIGNNLNQIAKKLNSNEQFLIKDQQVVLNEIKHINNHIIEINSKL, from the coding sequence ATGAAATCAGATTCAAACAATAAAGTAAAGGTCGTTTTTTACCTCAATGCAGAGGATAAAGAAGTAATTAAAATTCAATGTGAATCATTACAAATAAAACCTTCTTTTTTTTACAGAAATGCAGTTTTAGAAAAATTAGGTAAACCAATATTTACAAAAAAAGTACATGATTTAGATACCAAGAAATATTTGACTTCTTTAATTAGAATTGGAAATAATTTAAATCAGATAGCAAAAAAATTAAATTCAAATGAGCAATTTTTAATCAAAGACCAACAAGTCGTTTTGAACGAAATTAAACATATCAATAACCACATTATAGAAATCAATTCAAAATTATAA
- a CDS encoding toprim domain-containing protein, whose translation MNCKKAKQIDLVPYLKKQGFRVSKTTKKDIWFFSPFKNEKTPSFKVNISKNVFFDHSSGIGGTIIDFVMKYNNCSIKEALVILSEDTFSIHQQTKRIKSETKPTYSIKKVTELTNPQLLNYLSNRKINLKFATRFCFQVHYSFSNGKELYGIGFMNDVGGLEIVNIFNKKFRKICLGKKEITTINNNSDVVSIFESWSDFLSYLTLKKEIPKENFIILNSTSLVKKTISLLEDYMVIKLFFDNDEAGNKATDFIVENANGKIIDNRIHYKNFNDLNDYLMNKN comes from the coding sequence ATGAATTGTAAAAAAGCAAAACAAATAGACCTAGTACCTTACCTAAAAAAACAAGGTTTTAGGGTAAGTAAAACCACGAAAAAAGATATTTGGTTCTTTTCCCCTTTTAAGAATGAAAAAACACCATCCTTTAAAGTTAATATCTCAAAAAATGTGTTTTTTGACCACAGTTCTGGAATTGGCGGAACAATCATTGACTTTGTAATGAAATACAATAATTGTTCAATTAAAGAAGCCTTAGTCATTTTATCTGAAGACACTTTTTCTATTCACCAGCAAACAAAACGAATTAAGAGCGAGACAAAACCCACCTACTCTATTAAAAAAGTAACTGAATTAACAAATCCACAATTATTAAATTATTTAAGCAACAGGAAAATCAATTTAAAATTTGCTACACGATTTTGTTTTCAAGTTCATTACTCTTTTTCTAATGGAAAAGAATTGTACGGAATTGGGTTTATGAATGATGTTGGCGGATTAGAAATCGTAAATATTTTCAATAAAAAATTCAGGAAAATTTGTTTAGGAAAAAAAGAAATTACAACCATAAATAATAATTCTGATGTTGTTTCAATATTTGAATCTTGGTCTGATTTCCTTTCTTATCTCACTTTGAAAAAAGAAATACCTAAAGAAAATTTCATCATACTTAACTCTACTTCTTTAGTCAAAAAGACGATTAGTTTATTAGAAGATTACATGGTAATAAAATTATTTTTTGACAACGATGAAGCAGGAAATAAAGCTACCGATTTTATAGTAGAAAATGCGAATGGTAAAATTATAGACAATAGAATACATTATAAAAACTTCAATGATTTAAATGATTATTTGATGAATAAAAATTAA
- a CDS encoding restriction endonuclease subunit S translates to MIKINQIAEVQFGLYKKKSKKGDTKYLTTGHFDNFLNPTLFDDSFINITGKDTKFLLQPNDVILTGKGQRIFAWSYDESFGKVVPSSLFYIIRADAALIDSRYLAAVLNSGRKRYELELLGVGSSIISIAKNDVLDFEIPLPSIEEQQKVINVLALLEEEISLTNQLLEKKKALKKGVLNELITNKIEL, encoded by the coding sequence ATGATAAAAATTAATCAAATAGCAGAAGTTCAATTTGGACTTTATAAGAAAAAAAGCAAAAAAGGAGATACTAAATATCTTACTACTGGCCATTTTGACAATTTCTTAAATCCAACGCTATTTGATGATAGTTTTATCAACATTACAGGTAAAGATACAAAGTTTTTATTACAACCTAATGATGTGATTCTTACTGGAAAAGGACAACGAATTTTTGCATGGAGTTACGATGAATCATTTGGCAAGGTTGTTCCTAGCTCATTATTTTACATTATTAGAGCAGATGCAGCATTGATTGATAGTCGCTATTTGGCTGCTGTTCTTAATTCTGGACGAAAACGTTATGAGTTAGAATTACTTGGTGTGGGTTCTTCTATAATATCTATTGCTAAAAATGATGTTTTAGATTTTGAAATACCGTTACCGAGTATAGAAGAACAACAAAAAGTTATCAATGTACTAGCGCTTCTGGAAGAGGAGATATCATTAACAAATCAACTATTAGAAAAGAAAAAAGCGCTGAAAAAGGGCGTTTTAAACGAATTAATAACAAATAAAATAGAATTATAA
- a CDS encoding patatin-like phospholipase family protein, which yields MKTGLVLSGGGARGAAHIGAIKALEENGIYPTHIAGTSAGAIVGALYAQGVGWAEILNFFKTIPIFNTNRFAYNKPGFIDSVKFYDDLKTFFPVDDFNTLKKPLFITATNVIDGTLKIFSKGQLIKPIIASASFPGVFTPTKINDSFYIDGGTLNNFPVEPLKKDCDQIIGVYVNPLKKISIKDLKHSYSVVERAFKIKSSSESILKFSDCNLVIYPEDLINYGTFDMNSIDAIFNLGYNATIEILRNYKNLTVR from the coding sequence ATGAAAACAGGTTTAGTACTTTCTGGAGGTGGAGCTAGAGGAGCAGCTCATATTGGGGCAATTAAAGCTTTAGAAGAAAACGGTATTTATCCAACACACATAGCAGGTACAAGTGCTGGAGCTATTGTTGGGGCTTTGTATGCACAAGGAGTTGGTTGGGCAGAAATATTAAATTTCTTTAAAACAATACCTATTTTTAACACAAATAGATTTGCTTATAATAAACCTGGTTTTATAGATTCTGTAAAATTTTATGATGATCTTAAAACATTTTTTCCTGTAGATGATTTTAATACTTTAAAAAAACCATTATTTATTACAGCAACGAATGTAATAGACGGAACTTTAAAAATATTTAGTAAAGGTCAGCTTATAAAACCAATAATTGCTTCAGCGTCATTTCCTGGTGTTTTTACACCCACAAAAATTAATGATTCATTTTATATTGACGGAGGCACACTTAATAATTTTCCTGTAGAACCGTTAAAAAAAGATTGCGACCAAATTATTGGAGTTTATGTAAATCCATTAAAAAAAATTAGCATTAAAGATTTAAAACATTCTTATTCTGTGGTAGAAAGAGCGTTTAAAATTAAATCAAGCTCAGAATCAATATTAAAGTTTTCTGATTGTAATTTAGTTATTTATCCAGAAGATTTAATTAATTATGGCACTTTTGATATGAATAGTATCGATGCTATTTTTAATTTGGGTTATAATGCTACAATAGAAATTTTAAGAAATTATAAAAACCTAACTGTCCGTTAG
- a CDS encoding site-specific integrase, which produces MQIKRNLIFSLEKRKKAGQLITENVPIRLRINYEGSRLDIQTGFRIDIAKWNQDKEQVKNGSYNKLEQSSASINSRILELKVAIQDFFQECESQDKIPTKDQIRIIAKSLKKKGKVEVEKTTESSFFDVFDLFVKENSHLNNWSDATLTKFATVKKHITSFNPISKFEDFDESGLTDYLTHLRKEKKMRNSTIKKQLGFIKWFLRWSFEKRHHNNNAYQGFRPKIKDAQKTVIFLTEEEKTKLLKYEIPSTKKYLERVLDVLIFCSYSGLRYSDVYNLKNSDIKSDFFQIITVKTDDALIIEFNKHSRAILEKYSHIPYKKDKALPVISNQKMNEYLKELGELAEIDSPVRLTHYIGNKRIDEVFPKYELMTTHIGRRTFICSALSIGIPVQVVMKWTGHSDYKAMKPYIDVADKTKKNAMEKFNEL; this is translated from the coding sequence ATTCAAATAAAACGAAATTTAATTTTCTCACTTGAAAAGAGAAAAAAAGCAGGTCAGTTAATTACAGAAAACGTACCAATACGTTTACGAATAAATTATGAAGGTTCTCGTTTAGACATTCAAACAGGGTTTCGTATTGATATTGCTAAATGGAATCAAGATAAAGAACAGGTTAAAAACGGTTCTTATAATAAACTAGAGCAAAGCTCAGCTTCTATTAATTCACGAATTTTAGAATTGAAAGTTGCTATTCAAGATTTTTTTCAAGAATGTGAAAGCCAAGATAAAATCCCTACCAAAGATCAAATTAGAATAATAGCAAAAAGTTTAAAGAAAAAAGGAAAGGTTGAAGTTGAAAAAACAACAGAGAGTTCATTTTTTGATGTGTTTGATTTATTTGTAAAAGAAAATAGTCATTTAAATAATTGGAGTGATGCAACACTTACCAAATTTGCAACTGTAAAAAAACATATTACGAGCTTTAACCCTATTTCAAAATTTGAAGATTTTGATGAAAGCGGACTTACAGATTATCTTACACACCTGAGGAAAGAAAAGAAAATGCGAAATAGTACCATTAAAAAACAACTTGGTTTTATTAAATGGTTTCTTAGATGGAGTTTTGAAAAAAGACATCACAATAATAATGCTTACCAAGGTTTTAGACCGAAAATCAAAGATGCTCAGAAAACAGTAATATTCCTTACAGAAGAAGAAAAAACAAAGCTACTTAAATATGAAATTCCTAGCACTAAAAAATATTTAGAAAGAGTTTTGGATGTCCTGATCTTCTGTTCATATTCAGGGCTCCGATATTCAGATGTTTATAATTTAAAAAATAGTGATATTAAATCTGATTTTTTTCAAATTATTACCGTAAAAACAGACGACGCACTAATTATTGAATTTAACAAACATAGTAGAGCTATTTTGGAAAAGTATTCTCATATACCATATAAAAAAGATAAGGCTTTACCTGTTATTTCAAATCAAAAGATGAATGAATATTTAAAAGAATTAGGGGAATTGGCAGAGATAGATTCACCAGTAAGATTAACACATTATATAGGAAACAAAAGAATTGATGAAGTATTTCCTAAATATGAACTTATGACAACACATATTGGACGAAGAACTTTTATTTGCTCCGCTTTATCAATTGGAATACCTGTACAAGTGGTAATGAAATGGACAGGGCATTCAGATTACAAAGCAATGAAGCCCTATATTGACGTAGCCGACAAAACAAAGAAAAATGCAATGGAAAAATTTAATGAATTATGA
- a CDS encoding mechanosensitive ion channel family protein, with protein sequence MVLNFLKISFSKETWITFCVILFGAILLGFALSWVLFWILKLSNRRKSTVLKSLLLKHLKQPTLFFLSLLFLYSSFSFIELNTIWYKIIQSLIIINFSWILIASLNIVEELVKQKFIKEDNHKSKDRKVLTQLRFLKSISLVIIITIAVAAILWNIPDVKKIGTTILTSAGVIGIIAGVAAQKSIANLITGFQIAFTQPIKIDDEVEIKGEFGTVEDITLTYVVIKTWDWRRLVLPLNFFSDNSFVNWTFSTTDLIGSVYIYVDYTFPVQELRKKLNSLLKENPLWDKKVGELLVTKSDQYVIELRATFSARNASDTWTLRCTIREELIKFIQENYPNSLPKLRRMEVIEDK encoded by the coding sequence ATGGTTCTCAATTTTTTAAAAATATCATTTTCTAAAGAAACTTGGATTACTTTTTGTGTGATTTTGTTTGGTGCAATTTTACTTGGTTTTGCATTGAGTTGGGTTTTATTTTGGATTCTAAAACTCTCTAATCGAAGAAAATCTACAGTTTTAAAATCACTATTATTAAAACATTTAAAGCAACCAACATTATTTTTTCTGTCGTTATTGTTTCTTTATAGTTCTTTTTCTTTTATCGAATTAAATACAATTTGGTATAAAATTATTCAAAGTCTTATTATCATTAATTTCTCTTGGATATTAATTGCATCTTTAAATATTGTAGAAGAATTAGTAAAACAAAAATTTATTAAGGAAGATAATCATAAATCTAAAGACAGAAAAGTACTTACACAATTGCGTTTCTTAAAGAGTATTTCTTTGGTAATTATTATTACAATTGCTGTTGCAGCCATTTTATGGAATATTCCTGATGTAAAAAAAATAGGAACAACAATACTTACTTCTGCTGGTGTTATTGGTATTATAGCTGGTGTTGCTGCACAAAAATCAATAGCAAATTTAATTACTGGTTTTCAAATTGCGTTTACACAGCCTATAAAAATTGATGATGAAGTAGAAATAAAAGGAGAATTTGGTACAGTAGAAGATATTACACTTACTTATGTAGTAATTAAAACATGGGATTGGAGACGTTTAGTTTTGCCTTTAAATTTCTTTAGTGATAACTCTTTTGTAAACTGGACTTTTAGTACAACAGATTTAATTGGTAGCGTTTATATTTATGTAGATTATACATTTCCTGTACAAGAATTAAGAAAAAAATTAAATTCACTTTTAAAAGAAAATCCACTTTGGGATAAAAAAGTAGGAGAGCTTTTAGTTACAAAAAGCGATCAATATGTTATAGAGTTACGTGCCACATTTAGTGCAAGAAATGCTTCGGATACTTGGACTTTACGTTGTACAATTAGAGAAGAATTAATTAAATTTATACAAGAAAATTATCCTAATTCTTTACCTAAATTAAGAAGAATGGAAGTAATTGAAGATAAATAA
- a CDS encoding Hsp20/alpha crystallin family protein translates to MSLVKFKSRPLENLISTDFFDNDEFFGSKLWNKKLDEPALNIKETDDAFEVELAAPGFEKKDFDVTINEGCLNISAESSKSKEEKEDNYTRKEFSYNSFEKRLKLPDSVKEEDVMAKYKDGVLSFNLLKKEDSKKLKPKKVEIV, encoded by the coding sequence ATGTCACTAGTAAAATTTAAAAGTAGACCATTAGAAAATCTAATTTCAACAGATTTTTTTGATAACGATGAATTCTTTGGATCTAAACTTTGGAACAAAAAATTAGACGAACCTGCATTAAATATTAAGGAAACTGATGATGCTTTTGAAGTTGAATTGGCTGCACCTGGTTTTGAGAAAAAAGATTTTGATGTAACGATTAATGAAGGATGTTTAAATATTTCTGCAGAAAGCTCTAAATCTAAAGAAGAAAAAGAAGACAATTATACTCGTAAAGAGTTTAGTTATAATTCTTTTGAAAAAAGATTAAAACTTCCAGATTCTGTAAAAGAAGAAGATGTTATGGCAAAATATAAAGATGGAGTTCTTAGTTTTAATTTACTTAAAAAAGAAGATTCTAAGAAACTTAAGCCTAAAAAAGTAGAAATTGTTTAA
- the cls gene encoding cardiolipin synthase codes for MVLALIIYSLIAFFLVGKLLLNGVRPTKTLAWLLAIFTIPVGGMLFYFILGRNRKKNKFYKLKQTKEISEYYEQVDHYYNHLNENEDTNIPTAIKKHVKLAKLIIKGSKFIPSIENELTPLINGPATFEAIFSAMETAKKFIHIQYYIFEEGDLADKFKSILMRKQKEGVEIRFLYDALGSRTLSNKYLHKLKETGIEVYSFLPMKFGKFLSSINYRNHRKIIIVDGVFGFTGGINVSDKYIKGDPDLGNWYDMHLQLKGDVVNSLEAVFAMDWYFASGKDDLLNVKYFFKNLVSGNSIAQVVASGPDSDFSSIHQLYYAIINSAKKYVYITNPYIIPGEAIKEALQVAAMSGVDVRLLLSANSDSFIVKWNVRSYFETLLESGVKIYLNPDGFLHSKVIISDDELTSIGTANLDIRSFEQNYEVNILIYEREITTKLKLDFLNGCEKSNQIDYQQYIKRPKIERLKEGLAKVFSPIL; via the coding sequence ATGGTTTTAGCGCTTATTATATATTCACTTATCGCTTTTTTTTTAGTTGGTAAACTGCTGCTTAATGGTGTTAGACCTACAAAAACTTTAGCTTGGTTGTTGGCTATCTTTACAATACCTGTAGGTGGAATGTTATTTTATTTTATTCTTGGTAGAAATAGAAAAAAGAATAAATTTTATAAGCTTAAACAAACCAAGGAAATCTCTGAATATTATGAGCAAGTTGATCATTATTACAATCATCTAAATGAAAATGAAGATACAAATATTCCTACAGCAATTAAAAAACATGTAAAATTAGCTAAACTAATTATAAAAGGGTCGAAATTTATACCGAGTATTGAAAACGAATTAACTCCTTTAATAAACGGCCCAGCAACATTTGAAGCTATTTTTTCTGCTATGGAAACCGCTAAAAAATTTATTCATATTCAATATTATATTTTTGAAGAAGGAGATTTAGCAGACAAATTTAAATCCATTTTAATGCGCAAACAAAAGGAAGGAGTAGAAATACGTTTTCTTTATGATGCCTTAGGTAGTAGAACTTTAAGTAATAAATACTTACACAAATTAAAAGAAACAGGAATAGAAGTTTATAGTTTTTTACCAATGAAATTTGGTAAATTTCTTTCTTCTATAAATTATAGAAACCATAGAAAAATTATTATTGTTGATGGTGTTTTTGGTTTTACTGGCGGCATAAATGTATCCGATAAATATATAAAAGGAGATCCAGATTTAGGAAATTGGTATGATATGCATTTACAATTAAAAGGCGATGTAGTAAATAGTTTAGAAGCTGTTTTTGCTATGGATTGGTATTTTGCAAGTGGAAAAGATGATTTGTTAAATGTTAAATATTTTTTTAAAAATCTTGTATCAGGAAATTCAATTGCGCAAGTAGTTGCAAGTGGTCCAGACTCCGATTTTTCTTCTATTCATCAACTATATTATGCTATTATAAATAGCGCAAAAAAATATGTTTATATCACAAATCCGTATATAATTCCAGGAGAAGCAATAAAAGAAGCGTTGCAAGTTGCAGCAATGAGTGGCGTAGATGTTAGGCTTTTACTTTCTGCAAATTCTGATAGCTTTATTGTAAAATGGAATGTAAGATCTTATTTTGAAACTTTGCTAGAATCAGGAGTTAAAATTTATTTAAATCCAGATGGTTTTTTACATAGTAAAGTTATTATTTCTGATGATGAACTTACATCAATAGGAACAGCAAATCTTGATATTAGAAGTTTTGAACAAAATTATGAAGTAAATATTCTAATTTACGAAAGAGAAATAACTACAAAATTAAAACTAGATTTTTTGAATGGCTGCGAAAAAAGTAATCAAATAGATTATCAGCAATATATAAAAAGACCAAAAATAGAGCGTTTAAAAGAAGGTTTAGCCAAAGTGTTTAGTCCCATTTTATAA
- a CDS encoding AAA family ATPase, with protein sequence MPNKRNILTDKTANEWLEIGSRIIDPKPLFGNIWHQGEVGILFSNTGKGKSILAVQLADAISKGNPILGENTDKYIVLYFDFELSTKAFQKRYSKSNTELYSFSPNFVRIEIDRGENSEDEKLSFEQLIINSITIQALKNNAEVLIIDNITYLAASNEKSHEALELMKIILKLSREYSISILLIAHTPKRDIYSPIQLEDLAGSKALSNFVDICFCIGESVKGDNIRYIKQLKNRNYPIEYGQENVINCEIEKENSFLKFNMMGFGGEKEHLQASKTNEDKRILEAQSLKDAGKTNTEIAKTFGVSPRTIGRWLKLT encoded by the coding sequence ATGCCTAATAAAAGGAATATTTTAACTGACAAAACAGCAAATGAATGGTTAGAAATAGGTTCTAGAATTATTGACCCCAAGCCTTTATTTGGGAATATTTGGCATCAAGGAGAAGTTGGCATTCTTTTTTCAAATACAGGAAAAGGAAAATCAATACTTGCAGTACAATTAGCAGATGCTATTTCTAAAGGAAATCCAATACTTGGAGAAAATACGGATAAATACATTGTATTATATTTTGATTTTGAACTATCTACTAAAGCCTTTCAAAAGCGTTACTCCAAAAGTAATACAGAACTTTATTCTTTCAGTCCTAATTTCGTAAGAATAGAAATTGATAGAGGTGAAAATTCAGAAGATGAAAAGTTATCATTTGAGCAATTAATTATCAACTCTATAACAATTCAAGCACTCAAAAACAATGCAGAAGTTCTTATAATAGATAACATTACTTACTTAGCAGCTTCTAACGAAAAGAGCCACGAAGCATTAGAGCTAATGAAGATAATTTTAAAATTATCTAGAGAATATAGTATCTCAATACTACTAATAGCACACACCCCAAAACGAGACATTTACAGTCCTATTCAACTTGAAGACTTAGCAGGATCAAAAGCATTATCAAACTTTGTTGATATCTGTTTCTGTATTGGAGAATCTGTAAAAGGAGACAATATTAGATACATAAAGCAATTAAAAAACAGAAACTATCCAATTGAATACGGACAAGAAAACGTTATTAATTGTGAAATAGAAAAAGAAAATAGTTTTCTCAAATTTAATATGATGGGGTTTGGAGGTGAAAAAGAACATTTACAAGCTTCAAAAACAAATGAAGATAAAAGAATTTTAGAGGCACAGAGCCTAAAAGATGCAGGAAAAACTAATACTGAAATAGCTAAAACTTTTGGGGTTAGCCCAAGAACTATTGGTCGTTGGCTAAAATTAACCTAA
- a CDS encoding LytTR family DNA-binding domain-containing protein, whose protein sequence is MKCIIIDDEPLALELLEDFISKVPFLELIASCSNAFEAANVLQEQKIDLIFTDIEMPDFSGIDFIKSLDTKPMFIFTTAYSHYAVEGFNLNAIDYLVKPIPFHRFLKAATRAQNLLKLKVEEEITVPSNQETAPKFIFVKSEYENLKINLADIKYIESLKDYIKIHTNKEKPILTLSSLKSFEEKLGKLNFIRVHKSYIVSLKHIYSVQRNRIIIDDNWIPIGQNYRDDFIKKIEN, encoded by the coding sequence ATGAAATGTATTATTATTGATGATGAACCTCTAGCACTAGAATTATTAGAAGATTTTATATCTAAAGTTCCGTTTTTAGAATTGATAGCAAGTTGCTCTAATGCCTTTGAAGCTGCTAATGTTTTACAAGAACAAAAAATTGATTTAATTTTTACTGATATAGAAATGCCAGATTTTTCTGGAATCGATTTTATAAAATCTTTAGACACAAAACCGATGTTTATTTTTACAACAGCGTACTCACATTATGCTGTAGAAGGTTTTAATTTAAATGCTATTGATTATTTGGTAAAACCAATTCCGTTTCATCGATTTTTAAAGGCGGCAACAAGAGCCCAAAATTTATTAAAATTAAAAGTTGAAGAAGAAATTACTGTTCCGTCAAATCAAGAAACTGCTCCGAAATTTATTTTTGTAAAATCTGAATACGAGAATTTAAAAATAAATTTAGCCGATATAAAATACATAGAATCTTTAAAAGATTACATTAAAATTCACACCAATAAAGAGAAACCTATTTTAACACTTAGTAGTCTTAAAAGTTTTGAAGAAAAATTAGGGAAATTAAATTTTATACGCGTTCATAAATCTTACATTGTTTCTTTAAAACACATTTATTCTGTGCAAAGAAATAGAATTATTATTGATGATAATTGGATACCAATTGGTCAAAATTATAGAGATGATTTTATCAAAAAAATTGAAAATTAG
- a CDS encoding relaxase/mobilization nuclease domain-containing protein, with translation MIAKLESIAYLQNALDYCERGGELIASNKCIGNSTEINSQIERNNALNDRCVKNTFHIKIRIAPEDKGKLNTQDWIDISNDYAKMIGFKENLYAVYMHEEGTNKEHIHIVASRIQSNNLAVEDSFTHYKNMDFCREIEKKYKLRQVKRVLETVKKQEIFIKNDNRIAPLEEKIKSAINQSDSFEDFEFHLKNMGVKTKKGRGIGFIDEKGVYIKGSAINRKYSLKGIEKLLSYEQQEKRMNKKNKGFKM, from the coding sequence ATGATCGCTAAATTAGAATCCATAGCATACTTACAAAATGCGCTTGATTATTGTGAACGTGGAGGAGAATTAATAGCGTCCAATAAATGTATCGGAAATAGTACTGAAATAAACTCTCAGATAGAAAGAAACAACGCTCTTAATGATAGATGTGTAAAAAATACTTTTCATATCAAAATAAGAATTGCTCCAGAGGACAAAGGAAAATTAAATACCCAAGATTGGATTGATATTTCAAACGATTATGCTAAAATGATTGGTTTTAAAGAGAATCTTTATGCTGTGTATATGCATGAAGAAGGTACGAATAAGGAACATATTCATATTGTAGCATCACGTATTCAATCTAATAATCTAGCAGTTGAAGATAGTTTTACCCATTATAAGAATATGGACTTTTGCCGAGAGATTGAAAAAAAGTATAAATTAAGACAAGTAAAACGTGTTTTAGAAACTGTAAAAAAGCAAGAAATTTTCATTAAAAATGATAATAGAATTGCACCATTGGAAGAAAAAATTAAATCTGCTATTAATCAATCTGATTCTTTTGAAGATTTTGAGTTTCACTTAAAAAACATGGGAGTTAAAACAAAAAAAGGAAGAGGGATTGGATTTATAGATGAAAAAGGGGTTTATATAAAAGGTTCTGCCATTAATAGAAAATACTCTTTAAAAGGAATTGAAAAGCTATTATCTTACGAACAACAAGAAAAACGAATGAATAAAAAAAACAAGGGTTTTAAAATGTAA